The Streptomyces noursei ATCC 11455 sequence CGGCGGCCGGTGCGGACGGTCGCGGCGGCGGCGCGCACCACGTCCGGGGTGATCAGGTTCAGGGTGCCGAGCTCGTCGTCCGGGCCCCAGCGTCCCCAGTTGTTCACGCGCCGGGCGATGTCGTGGAACTCCTGGGGCAGGGGCATGGGTGCTCCTCGGGGTGGGGGGTGGGTGACGGGCGGGGCCGGCGGGGACGGCCGCTGTCGTCCGGGCTCGGGTGCGAACCGTGCGTCCGGGGTTGCGTCCGGGGTCTTGTGCTCGTACCGCGTCTGCTCAAAAATCTAACGGTCCGTCAGAAACCGTGGGAAGGGGCGCGGCATGGGGAACTTCTTGGCCGGCAAGGTGGTCGCCGTCACGGGGGCCGGCCGCGGCATCGGGCGGGCCGTCGCCCTGGCGGCCGCCGCCGAGGGCGCGAAGGTGGTGGTCAACGACTACGGCGTCTCCATCGAGGGCGGCGAGCCCCGTAGCGAGGTGGCACAGGCGGTGGTCAAGGAGATCGAGGCGGCGGGCGGCACCGCCACGGCCGTCGCCGACGACGTCTCCACGATGGCCGGCGGCCAGCGGATCGTGGACACCGCGCTGGCCGAGTACGGGCGCATCGACGGCGTGGTGTGCGTGGCCGGCATCCTGCGCGAGCGGATGCTCTTCAACATGTCCGAGGAGGAGTGGGACCCGGTCGTCGCCACCCACCTCAAGGGCACCTTCACGGTCTTCCGGGCCGCCGCGGCGGTGATGCGCAGGCAGAAGTCCGGCACACTGATCGGCTTCACCAGCGGCAATCACCAGGGCAGCGTCGCCCAGGCCAACTACGCCTCGGCCAAGGGCGGGATCATCTCGCTGGTGCGCAGCGCGGCGCTGGGCCTGCACAAGTACGGAGTGACCGCGAACGCGGTGGCACCGGTCGCCCGGACGCGGATGTCGGCCAACGTCCCGATGGAACTGAAGGAGATCGGCGAACCGGAGGACGTGGCGGCGTTCGTCGTCTACCTGCTGAGCGAACGGGCCCGGTCCGACGGGGTCACCGGCCAGGTCTACACCGTGGCCGGGCCGAAGATCGCGGTGTGGGCCCAGCCGAGGGAGCTGCGCTCCGTCTACGCCGACAAGGGCGGGTGGACGCCGGAGCGCGTCGCGGAGGTGATCGCCGGGCCGGTCGGCACGGACCCCATGCCGATGCTGGCGCAGCTGACGGAGATGGCGCGGGCCGCGCGGGCGGGGGAGCGGCCCAACGGGTAGCCGCGCCGGGCTTGTTCCCGCGTTGTCGGCCGTCCCGCCGTGGGTGCTCCGTTGCGCCTGCGGCGCGGGTCCGCCGCGCGGGGCTGTTCGGTAGCCCCGTCCCCTCCCGTGGGTGGGTGGGTGGGTGGTTCGGGGTCGTGACGGCTGGTGCGAGTGGGAGGGCTCAGGTGGAGTTCGGGTTCGGGAGCGCGGACGAGGCGTTCCGGGCGGAGGCGCGGGACTGGCTGGCGGGGCACCTGGTGGGGGAGTTCGCCGCGCTGGGGGCGCGGGGCGGGCCCGGGAGCGAGCACGTGGGGGCGGGCGTGCGGCGGGCCTGGGAGCGGGAGTTGGGGGGTGGGGGCTGGATCGGGCTGGGGTGGGACCGGGCGCACGGGGAGTACGGGAACCGGGCCGGGTCGCTGACGCAGCAGGTGGTGTGGGCCGAGGAGTACGCGCGGGCCGGCGCGCCGGGACGGGTGGGGCACATCGGGGAGAACCTGCTGGCGCCGACGCTGATCGCGTACGGGGACCAGGCGCAGCGGAAGCGGTTCCTGCCGGCCGTGGCGCGCGGCGAGGAGCTGTGGTGCCAGGGCTACAGCGAGCCGGAGGCCGGGTCGGACCTGGCCGGCCTGCGGACGGTGGCGGTGCGGGACGGGGCCGGGTACCGGATCAGCGGGCAGAAGGTGTGGACCTCGCTGGCCGGGGAGGCCGACTGGTGCTTCGTGCTGGCGCGGACGGATCCGGCCGGGCGGCGGCACCGGGGGCTGTCGTTCCTGCTGGTGCCGATGGATCAGCCGGGGCGGATCGAGGTGCGGCCGATCCGCCAGATGTCGGGGACCGCGGAGTTCAACGAGGTGTTCTTCGACGGGGCGGTGGCGCGGGCCGACCACGTGGTGGGCGGCGAGGGCGCCGGCTGGCGGGTGGCGATGGGGCTGCTGGCCCTGGAGCGCGGGGTGTCGACGCTCGTCCAGCAGATCGGGTTCGCGCGGGAGCTGGCCGAAGTGGTCGGCGCGGCAGTCCGTGGCGGCGCGGTCCGCGATCCGGTGCTGCGCGAGCACCTCGTGCGCCAGTGGGCGGAGTTGAAGGTCATGCGGTGGAACGCGCTGCGGACCCTGGGCGCCGCCGGAGGCACCGAGGGAGCGCCGAGCGTGGCGAAACTGCTGTGGGGCGGGTGGCACCAGCGACTCGGGGAGCTGGTGATGCGGGTGCGGGGCGCGGCGGCGACCGTGGGGCCGGTGGACTGGTCCCCACGGGCGCCGTACGAACTCGACGCGCTGCAAAGACTTTTCCTGTTCACCCGGGCCGACACGATCTACGGCGGCTCGGACGAGATCCAGCGCAACATCATCGCCGAGCGGGTGCTCGGCCTGCCCAGAGCGGAGCGGGGAATGCCCGGAGCGGAGCGGGGAATGCCCGGAGCGGAGCGGGGAATGCCCGGAGCGGAGCGGGAATGAAGGGCGTCATATTCGACGGTGAGCAGGCCCGGGTCGTGGACGATCTCCAGGTGCGGGATCCGGGGCCGGGCGAGGTGCTGGTGGGGATCCGGGCGGCCGGGTTGTGTCACAGCGACCTGTCGGTGATCGACGGGACGATTCCGTTTCCGGTGCCGGTGGTGCTGGGGCACGAGGGCGCGGGGGTGGTCGAGGCCGTCGGGGCGGGAGTGGGTCATGTGGCGCCCGGTGACCACGTGGCGCTGTCGACGCTGGCCAACTGCGGGGCGTGCGCGGAGTGCGACCGGGGGCGGCCGACGATGTGCCGCAAGGCGATCGGGATGCCGGCGAAGCCGTTCCGGCGCGGTGGCACGGAGCTGTTCAACTTCGCCTCGAACTCGGCGTTCGCGGAGCGTACGGTCGTCAAGGCGGTGCAGGCGGTCAAGATCCCGAAGGAGATCCCGCTGACCTCGGCCGCGCTGATCGGGTGCGGGGTGCTGACCGGTGTGGGCGCGGTGCTGAACCGCGCCCGGGTGGACCGCGGCGACTCGGTGGTGGTGATCGGGGCCGGCGGGATCGGCCTCAACGTGCTCCAGGGCGCGCGGATCGCGGGGGCGTCGGTGATCGTGGCGGTGGACGCCAATCCCGCGAAGGAGGCGGCGGCGCGGCAGTTCGGGGCCACCCACTTCGTGGACGCGTCGGCGGTGCTGGACACCGTCAGGGCGGTGAAGGAGATCCTGCCGACCGGCGCCGACCACGCCTTCGAGTGCGTGGGCAGCACCCGGCTGATCCGGCAGGCGATCGACCTGCTGGACCGGCACGGCCAGGCGGTGCTGCTCGGGGTGCCGCCGGCCACCGCCGAGGCGTCCTTCCTCGTCTCCTCGCTGTATCTCGACAAGTCCGTCCTCGGTTGCCGCTACGGTTCCTCCCGCCCCCAACGGGACATCGCCCTCTACGCCCGGCTGTACCGCGAAGGGCGGCTGCTGCTGGACGAGTTGGTGACCGCGACGTACGGGGTGGCGGACTTCGCCAAGGCGGCGGACGACGCCCACCACGGGCGGGTGGCGCGGGCGGTCCTGCGCTTCGGGGAGTAGGCCGTCGTCGGCCCGCCGGGGCGGTTCGGGCGACCCGTGGCCCGCCCGAACCGCCCCGGCGGGCGCTCCTTCAGGGGGTGAACCGCCCGAACGCCCCCCGGTGGAAGAGGAGCGGGCCGTGGGCGGCGGCGGTCGGGTCGGTGCCCAGGGCCTCGACGCGGCCGACGACGATGAGGTGGTCGCCGCCGGTGTGGACGGCGTGGATCGTGCAGTCGATCCAGGCGGGGACGTCCGCGAGCCGGGGCGAGCCGGTGACCGGGGCCGGGGTGTGGCGGACGCCGGCGAACTTGTCGGCGCCGCTGACGGCGAACGCGCGGCACAGGTCGCCCTGCGCGGCGCCGAGGACGTTGACGCAGAAGACGCCGGCCCGCGCCAGGCGCGGCCAGGTCGTCGAGGTGCGGCCCACCATGAACGCCACCAGCGGCGGGTCCAGGGAGAGGGAGGCGAAGGACTGGCAGGCGAAGCCCGCCGGGCCCGTCTCCGCGGGGGCCGTGATGATCGTGACGCCGCTGGCGAAGTGGCCCAGGACGGAGCGGAATTCAGCCGGATCCAAGGGGGCGCGTTCGTCTTCGCGTACGGCGCGCAATGGAGGGCGCGCGCCGACGGAGCGGGCGTGCGGGGCCGGCGGCGCGGCGGCGGTGGGGGCCCCGACGGAGCGGAGGTAGCGGATGGCGGTGGCCGCCATTCCGGCGTGTCCCATCATACTGGCGATTGAATCTGATGGAGCGTCAGATGGGAAGGGGCGGGAGCCACTCGCAAGGGTGGTTTGGCCCGGAAGGCCGGGCCGGATCATGGTGGTTGGGGGGAGATTGGGGCCGCGTTCCTGATTGGTCGCCGAGCGCACGGGTACCTTCCACCTCGGCCGCGCCGTAGCCAAGCACGGGGGAGTGTTCCGGTACATGGCCGATGCGACATCGCCGACCTCCTGGTCGGCCGCTGGTTCCCAGGGGGCCCGATCCGGCGGGCCCGTCAGTCCGTCCCCACCCTCGGGCCGGTCGGGTTCCTCCGGGCCACCGGGCCCCGGGGGCACCGCGTCGGCGGCGTTCGACGAGCTCTTCTGCGGGCTGCTGCCCCGGCTCTACCGGCGGGCGGTGATGTTGGCCGGGACCCGGCAGTCGGCGGAGGACGTGGTGCACGAGGCGTATCTCAAGCTCGCCGCCCGCCCCCAGCGCCTCCTGGCGCACCCGGAGCCGTATGCCTACGCCTTCACCGCCGTCCTCAGCGTCGCCCGGGACGCCTACCGCAAGGAGCGGCGGCAGGTGCTGGTGGAGGAAGTGGACGAGTGGGACGCGGCCGGGGCCGGCGCGGGGCCGGGGGCCGGCGGCGGATCCGGCGAGTGGGACGGCGGGATGGCGCGCCGGCATGCCGAGTTGGAGGCGGTGCGGCTGCTGGGCCGGCTGTCGCACCGGCAGGCGGGGATCGTGATCCTGGTGGACCTGGACGGGTACACGATCGACCAGGCCGCGAAGATCATGAAGGTGCATCGCGGCACCGCCGCCCGCCATCGGGCCCGTGCCCTGGACAGGCTGCGCGCGTACCTCGTTGAATCGGAGCACGGGCAGGCCGGGAGGTGAGCGGCACGGTGGGCGCGGGGCCACGGGACGGCGCGGGCGGGCACGGCGAGGCCGAGGCGCTGCTGCGGGCGAAGCTGCGGGCGGCCGACGAGGAGATCGAGACGCCCGGCGGCCTGTGGGAGCGGGTCAGGGAGCCCGCGGCGGACGGCCGGGCGACGGCCCTGGCGCCGTGGGGCGGCGCCGCCGTGGTCTGGCTGTCGCGACGGCGCCCGTATGCCGTGGTGCTGGGCGTCGCGGCAGCGGTGGCGGTGGTGGTCCTGGGCGTCTGGTGGGTGCTGCTGCGGCCGGGCGCGGTGGACGTCAGACCGGCCGGGCCGCCGCGGACGGTGCCGCTCACGGTCTACAACAGCGAGGCCGCCTGCCGGACGCCGCACACCCTGGAGTGCGCGCTGCGGTTGGCCAAGGACCCGCACCGGCCGTACGCGGCCCGCGGGAACACCGCGGGGCGGGTCTGGCACGGGGAGGTGCTGGCGGCCCGCTGCGTGGTGACGGACGGGCAACTGATCCGGGACGAAGCGGGGATCACCTCCAGCCGGTGGTACCGGGTGCGCACCGGGGAGGGCGCGCAGGGGTGGCTGCCGGGGGTGCGGACCCGTAATACCCGGGAGGTCCCGGAGTGCCCGGCGGAGGGCGGATGAGCCGCCCGTGGTGAACGGGCGGGAGGCGGCGGCGCGCGCCCCTGGGGGGCGGCGGCGCCCCGGTCACCTCCCCCGGTACGTGGGCCGGCGGCGCGCCACGAAGGACGCGACGCCTTCCTGGGCGTCCGCCGTCGTCATGTTGATCTCCTGGGCGGTGGCCTCGGCCGCGAAGGCCGCGCCGCGGTCGCCGTCCAGGGAGGCGTTGACCAGCGCCTTGGTGAGGGCGAGGGCGCGGGTGGGGCCGGCGGCGAGGCGCTCGGCCCACTCCCGGGACGCCTTGGCCAACTCCCCGTCCGGGACGACCCGGTTGACCAGCCCCAGCCGCGCCGCCTCGGTGGCCGGCACGGCGTCGCCGAAGAACATCAGCTCCTTGGCGCGCTGCGGGCCGATGAGTCGCGGCAGCAGATAGGCGCCGCCGCCGTCCGGTACCAGGCCGCGGCGTACGAACACCTCGATGAAGCGGGCAGATTCGGCGGCCAGCACCAGGTCGCAGGCGAACGCGAGGTGTGCGCCGATCCCGGCGGCGGTGCCGTTGACGGCGGCGATCACCGGTTTCTCGCAGTCCAGCACGGCGGCGATGAACCGCTGGGCGCCGCCGCGGATCATCCGCGCGACATCGCCCGCGACCCGGTCGCCGGCGGCCGGCGCGCCGCGCAGGTCGGCGCCGGAGCAGAAGCCCTTGCCGGTCGCGGTGAGCAGCACGGCGCGCACGTCGGGGTCGGCGGAGGCGTCGGCGAGCAGGTCGATGAGGCGTTCGCGCATGTCCCGGGTGAGGGCGTTGAGGGCGTCGGGACGGTTGAGGGTGAGCTGGGCGACGCCGTTGTCAGTGGCGTGCAGTATCAAGGAGTCGGCGGGTTCGGTGAGTTCGGCGGGTCCGGCGGGTCCGGTGGGCCGGGAGGGGCCGCCGGCGGCAGGGCGGGGGGACGACGGTGCGGACGTCATGGGGGAGCGGCTCCAGGGGAGTGGTCGGACGGGGGAGCCGGCGCGGTGGCCGGCGGTCAGTGGCAGATCGCCAGGGCGTCCAGTGCCACCGCGCCCTGCCCGCGCTCCAGGACGACCAGCGGGTTGATGTCCAACTCGGCCAGTTCGCCGTCGAGTTCCAGGGCCATCCGCTGCACCCGCAGTACGGTCTCGACCAGGGCGTCGGTGTCCGCGGGCGGCATTCCGCGGACGCCTTCCAGGAGGGCGTGGCCGCGCAGCTCGCGGAGCATGGCGCGGGCGTGCGCCTCCCCGAAGGGCGGCACGCCCACCACGATGTCCCGGAGGACCTCCACGAGCACCCCGCCGAGTCCGACGGTGACGGTCGGCCCGAAGAGCGGGTCGGGGGTGACGCCGACGACCATCTCGACGCCCCGTTCGATCATCTGGCAGACGAGTACGCCGTCCAGCGGCAGATCCTCGTAGCGCGCGATCTCGGTCAGCTCCCGATAGGCGTCGCGGACCTGGCTGGCCGAGGTCAGTCCGACCTTGACGAGGCCGAGTTCGGTCTTGTGGGCCAGCTCGGGGCCGGAGCCCTTCAGCACCACCGGATAGCCGACCAGGCTCGCCGCTCGGACGGCCGCCGCCGCGCTGGTCACCAGCTGTTCCCGCGGTACGCGGATGCCGTAGGCGCGCAGCAGCTGCTTCGCCGCGTGCTCGCTGAGCTGCCGGCCGGGGCGCAGCAGGGCCTGGGCCTTGCGGGCGGAGGGCGAGAGCGTGCGGGGGGCGTCGTCGAAGGGGGAGCGGTAGTGGGCGGTGAAGCGGTGGTGGTCCAGGTAGGCGCGGACGGCGGTGATGCAGTTGGCGAAGGTGCGGAAGGTCGCCACCCGGGAGGAGCCGAGGAGGGTGTGGCGATAGGCGTCCTCGGTGCCGACCGGCGAGCCCCAGACGACGCACACCAGTTTGTCCGACTGCTCCGCCGCGTCCACGAGGTCCTGTGCCAGTTTGTCGCTCATGGGCGGGAAGGGGCCGGTGATCGGGCAGATCAGGACGCCGACGGACGGGTCGGCGAGGAGCGCGTCGATGATCTTGCGGCCGCGCCAGTCGCCGACCGGGTGCCCGCCGTTGTCGATCGGGTTGGCGACGTTGAGGTAGCCCGGTATCCACTGGTGGAGCTCGGTCTGTTTGGCGTCGGACAGGGTGGGCAGGGTCAGGCCCGCGGCGGTCGCCAGGTCGGCGAAGTGCGCGCCGGTGCCGCCGGAGATCGAATAGACCGCGACACCCTCGGCGGTGGGTTTCCTGGCCCGTGCCAGCAGTGCCGCGGTGTCCTGGAGCTCGTCGAGGCCGTCCACCCGGATCACGCCGTACTGCCGCATCGCGGCGTCCACCACCTCGTCCGCGCCGGTGAGCTTGCCGGTGTGCGAGGCGGCGGTCCGGGCGCCGGTCTCGGTGCGGCCGACCTTGACGATGACCACCGGCACCTTGTTGCGGGCGGCGCGGTCGGCGGCGAGCAGGAAGCTGCGGCCGTCCTTGAGCCCTTCCACATAGGCGGCGATCGCGCCGACCTCGGGACGGGAGGCGAAGTAGGAGAGGAAGTCGGCGGTCTCCAGGTCGGCCTCGTTGCCGGTCGGGGCCCAGTGCGACAGGCGGATGCCCAGCTCCTGGAGGGTGAAGACCGGCCGGCCCTGGTGGCCCGACTGGGTGATCAGGGCGATGGCCGGGCCGTCGAGGTCGTCGCGGAAGTTCTCGAAGGCGTTGAGGTTGGTGTTGGGCCCGAGCAGCCGCAGGCCGGAGCGGGCGACGGCGTCGGCCAGCCGGGCCTGGGCGGCGGCGCCGTCCTCGCCGGTCTCGGCGAAGCCGGAGGCGAAGGCCACCGCGAACTTCACCTTGGCCTCGGCCAGTTGCCCGATGACCGGCAGCGGGTCGCCGACCAGCAGCACCGCGAGGTCGACGGTCTCCGGCAGCTCGCCGACACCGGCGTGACACGGCAGGCCGAAGACCCGCTCGCGTCCGGGGTTGACCGGGTGGAGCCGGGCGCCGACCCGTTCCGCCCAGGCGATCAGCTGCCGGGTGATGCCGGTGTTGGGCCGGCCCTCGCTGTCCGAGGCGCCGATCACCGCCACCGACTCGGGCCGGAAGAAACGATCCAGGTCCGGTACGGGCGCGTGCAGCGGGCGACCGCTGACGTCCTGGTCGGCGACGACCGGGCCGGCCGCGGTGCCCGGGCCGCCGGCACCGTCGGCGCCGGGGTCGCTGATGCCGTGGACGGTGTGGGGTGGGTGCTCCCCGCAGGCCACGACGCGGGCCGGCCGGGAGTGCGTGGTGAGGGTGCCGTGAGTCGATCCAAGCATCGCAGACGCCCGCTCCTGTGTGACGGCTCTCGTGGACTGCGCGCCCTACCGCGCTCAGCAGTAGCTGACGCATAGTCAGATTACTGAACTGACGTCATGTCAGGAATGGGTGTGCGCGGTAAAGCTTCGCGGCGGCGGACGGCGGACGGCGGACGGCGGGTGGCGGGTGGCGGGCCGTAGGGGCGGAGCGCCCGCCCTCTTGCGCCCGCATCGCCGATGAGTTGAACTGACGTACCGTCAGGACATGTCGGGGCGTCGATGGGGGTGCTGTACGCATGGGGGTGCGGTTCGATCTGCCGGAGGTGGACGCCTTCACCCGGCCGTACTGGGCGGCGGCGGCCGAAGGGCGGCTGCTGCTGCGCCGGTGCCGGGCCGAGGGGTGCGGCGCGGCGCACCACTATCCGCGCGAGTTCTGCCCGCGCTGCTGGAGCGAGGACGTCGTCTGGGAGCCGGCCGGCGGCCGCGCCACCCTCTACACCTGGTCCGTCGTGCACCGCAACGACCTCCCGCCCTTCGGCGACCGCGTCCCCTACGTCGCGGCGGTCGTCGAACTCGCCGAAGGGCCCCGGATGATGACCGAGGTGACGGACTGCGCGGAGGCGGACCTGCGGATCGGAATGCCGCTCGCGGTGCACTTCCGCACCGCGCCGGCGCAGCGGTCCGGCGGCGGTCCGGCGGTGGACGGCGAGGGCGCCGGGTTCGCGACAGCGGTGTTCCGGCCGGCCTGAAGGCCCCGGGTGCCGCTGACAAATAGAGTGGCGGCCCGGGTCATGCGCACGGGAGGCTTTCCCGGTGCTGATCCGAGACGCGAACGCGGCCGACTGGCCCGCTGTCTGGCCCTTCTTCCGGTCCGTCGTGCGGGCCGGCGAGACCTACTCCTATCCCCCGGACATCGACGAGCCGGCGGCCCGCGCGCTCTGGATGCTCCCGCCGCCCGGCCGTACGGTCGTCGCCGTCGACGACTCCGGGACGGTGCTCGGCTCGGCCAAGATGAACCCCAACCAGATGGGCAACGCCGCCCACATCGCCAGTGCCAGCTTCATGGTGGACCCGCGGCACCGCCGGCGCGGCACCGGACGGGCCCTGGGCGAGCACGCGCTGGCCTGGGCGCGCGCCGAGGGCTATCGCGGGATGCAGTTCAACGCCGTGGTGGAGAGCAACACCGGCGCGGTCGCCCTCTGGCGGTCCCTCGGCTTCCAGATCATGACCACCATCCCCGAGGGCTTCCACCACCCCACCCGGGGATACGTGGGGCTGCACATCATGTACCAGCGGCTGTAGACATGGCCGGTGGCCGGTGGCCGGTGGCCGGTGGTCGTCCGGCCGTGTGCCTTCCGCCTCACGGCCAGAGCAGTTCCCGCTCCCAACCACCCTCCGTGCGACGGTAGTTGAGACGTACATGCTGGCGTCGGTGCGGGTCGCCCTGGAAGAACTCGACCTCCTCGGCGCGCAGCACGTACAGCGTCCAGCTCGGGACCGGCGCGTCCGGTTCGCGCCGGGCGTGCTCCCAGGCGGCGTCCGCGGCGCGCGCCAGTTCGGCGGTCGAGCCGAGCACCTCGCTCTGGTGGCCCACCAGGGCGGCGGCCAGCGCGCCCGTGGAGCGGTGGTGCAGATCGGCCGCGCTCTCCTCCGGGCCCGCGGCGGTCACCGTGCCCCGGACCCGTACCTGACGGCCGACCGCCGCCCAGTAGAAGGCCAGCGCCGCCCGCGGGCGGGCGGCCAGCTCGCGGCCCTTGCGGCTGCCGCGGTGCGTGCCGAAGTGCCAGCCGCGTTCGTCCGCGTCGTGCAGCATCACGATGCGCACGGACGGGTCGCCGGCCGCGTCCGCGGTGGCCAGGGACATGGTGTGCGGCTCGGGAACGCCGGCCTCGGCGGCCTGGCGCAGCCACTGCCGGAAGAGCGGCAGCGGCTCGGCGGGTGCCTGCTCCGGGGCGAAGGACGGCAGTTCGCCCGGCCAGACCCGCAGGCCGCGCAGCACCTCGCGGAAGGCGCGGGCCTCGGCGTCGGCGCGCCCGGCGGCCCCGGTGCTGCCCGCGGCCTCGGCTTCGGTGTCGGCGGCCCCGGTGCCGGGCTCCGGGGTGGTTCCGGCGTTGCGGTGATCCGTGTGATCGGGCATGTCAGGCAGCGTACGCGCGGTGTCCGGGGCGCGGACCGGAGGCCGCGGCGGGACGGCCGGCGGCACCGCGCGCCGGCGGCGCCGGGTACTCCTTGAGCGTGATCGCCATGCCCGTGCCCTGCCCCGAGGCGGGCATGACCTCGTCGTCCCGGCCGGTGCGGTCGCCGAGGATCTAGGCCGAACTGCCGGCGGTGGTCACCCGTGCCGCGTGCGCAAGCGGATGCGGGCCCGCGCTACCCCGCCCCCAGCACCACCGTCCCCGACGAGCAGAACCAGCCGCCGGTGCCGGAGGCGACGGCCAGTTGCGGCAGGGCGCCGCCCGGCTTGCGGACCTGGCGGTCCGGGCCGGCCTCGCCGCGGAGTTGGCGGACCGCCTCGACCAGCAGGAACAGTCCCCGCATACCGGGGTGGCAGGCGGCCAGCCCGCCGCCATCGGTGTTGACCGGGAGTTCGCCGTCCCGCAGCAGCCGCCCCTTCTCGACGAAGGCGCCGCCCTCCCCCTTGGCGCAGAAGCCCAGGTCCTCCAGCGTCACCAGGGTCATGTAGGTGAAGGCGTCGTAGATCTCGGCGAGGTCGATCTCGGCGGGGCGGACGCCGGCGCGCTGGAAGGCGAGCCGGCCGGAGACGGCGGCGGGGGAGACGGTGAAGTCGTCCCACTCCGACATCGTGGTGTGCGAGACGGCGGTGCCCGAGCCGAGCACCCAGACCGGGCGTTTGGCGAGGTCGGGCACGCGGTCCTCGGCGACGAGCAGCACCGCGCAGCCGCCGTCGGAGCGGATGCAGCAGTGCAGTTTGGTGAACGGGTCGGCGATCATCGGCCCGGACAGCACCTCGTCCACGGTGATCGGCTCGCGGTACATGGCGTCCGGGTTGCCGGCCGCGTTGGCGCGCGCCTGGACGGCTACCTGGGCCAGCTGTTCCAGGGTGGTCCCGTACTGGTGCTGATGGCGGCGCGCGGCCATGGCGTACTTGGCGATCAGGCTGTGCCCGTAGGGGACTTCGAACTGGAGCGGGCCGCGGGCGCCGAAGGAGAGGTTGGCGGTGCGGCGCCCGGCCTTGATGTCGGCGCGGGCGGTGGAGCCGTAGACCAGGAGGACGGCGTTCGCGTGCCCGGCCGCGATCGCGTCGGCGGCGTGCGCGGCCATCACCTCCCAGGTGGCCCCGCCGACCGCG is a genomic window containing:
- a CDS encoding pyridoxine/pyridoxamine 5'-phosphate oxidase — translated: MPDHTDHRNAGTTPEPGTGAADTEAEAAGSTGAAGRADAEARAFREVLRGLRVWPGELPSFAPEQAPAEPLPLFRQWLRQAAEAGVPEPHTMSLATADAAGDPSVRIVMLHDADERGWHFGTHRGSRKGRELAARPRAALAFYWAAVGRQVRVRGTVTAAGPEESAADLHHRSTGALAAALVGHQSEVLGSTAELARAADAAWEHARREPDAPVPSWTLYVLRAEEVEFFQGDPHRRQHVRLNYRRTEGGWERELLWP
- a CDS encoding thiolase C-terminal domain-containing protein; its protein translation is MSLTSGTPAGQRKVAVAGVALSDCGRVDEATPYALHAQAARRALVDSGLDRSVIDGFASAGLGTLAPVEVAEYLGLRPTWVDSTAVGGATWEVMAAHAADAIAAGHANAVLLVYGSTARADIKAGRRTANLSFGARGPLQFEVPYGHSLIAKYAMAARRHQHQYGTTLEQLAQVAVQARANAAGNPDAMYREPITVDEVLSGPMIADPFTKLHCCIRSDGGCAVLLVAEDRVPDLAKRPVWVLGSGTAVSHTTMSEWDDFTVSPAAVSGRLAFQRAGVRPAEIDLAEIYDAFTYMTLVTLEDLGFCAKGEGGAFVEKGRLLRDGELPVNTDGGGLAACHPGMRGLFLLVEAVRQLRGEAGPDRQVRKPGGALPQLAVASGTGGWFCSSGTVVLGAG